The proteins below come from a single Gimesia alba genomic window:
- a CDS encoding Gfo/Idh/MocA family protein, translating to MKKIKVGQIGVGHPHAGGKMQAFRKSGEYEVVGVVEPDPKLRKYAESTGIYQGLPFLTQEQLLNIDGLQAVAVETLVPDLLTTAETCIAAGKHIHLDKPAGLSLPHFKRILDQAAQKHLLLQMGYMYRYNPGMVLLRDLLKKGWLGEPFEVHTVISKKMDPHSRAKLEPQPGGMMFELGCHVIDLVVQILGRPEQVTAFSQHASDIDDTLQDNMLAVFSYPKALATVKSSCNEVNGFDRRHIVVCGSEGTFHLQPFGRPAASLTLSNAKGKFRKGQQDIKFDGYTRYIDDVADMARIIRREKDIDFSYDHDYHVQETVLKAAGLPVT from the coding sequence GTGAAGAAAATCAAAGTCGGGCAGATTGGCGTCGGTCATCCGCATGCAGGCGGAAAAATGCAGGCCTTTCGCAAGTCGGGCGAATACGAAGTCGTGGGGGTGGTTGAACCTGATCCCAAGCTGCGTAAGTATGCAGAATCGACGGGCATTTATCAGGGGCTCCCTTTTCTGACGCAGGAACAACTGCTGAATATCGATGGCTTGCAAGCGGTCGCTGTAGAAACACTGGTGCCCGATCTATTGACCACAGCTGAAACCTGCATCGCCGCGGGTAAGCATATTCACCTGGATAAACCCGCAGGCCTCTCGTTGCCGCACTTCAAACGAATTCTGGATCAGGCTGCCCAAAAACATCTGCTGCTGCAGATGGGGTACATGTATCGCTACAATCCCGGGATGGTGTTGCTCCGCGACTTGCTGAAAAAAGGCTGGCTCGGCGAACCATTTGAGGTACATACGGTGATCAGCAAAAAAATGGATCCCCACAGCCGTGCAAAACTGGAACCACAGCCGGGAGGCATGATGTTTGAGCTGGGTTGCCATGTGATTGATCTGGTGGTCCAGATTCTCGGCAGGCCGGAACAAGTCACGGCGTTCTCACAGCATGCTTCTGACATTGATGACACGTTGCAGGATAACATGCTGGCGGTCTTCAGCTATCCGAAAGCACTGGCGACAGTCAAATCGAGTTGCAATGAAGTCAACGGCTTTGATCGCAGACACATTGTCGTGTGTGGCTCAGAAGGTACCTTTCATCTACAGCCATTCGGCAGGCCGGCTGCCAGTTTAACCCTGTCCAACGCGAAAGGAAAATTCCGCAAAGGACAGCAGGACATCAAGTTTGACGGCTATACGCGCTACATTGACGACGTGGCTGATATGGCGCGGATCATCCGCCGCGAAAAGGACATCGATTTTTCGTACGACCACGACTATCACGTGCAGGAAACGGTCCTCAAAGCAGCAGGCTTACCCGTAACCTAA
- a CDS encoding neutral/alkaline non-lysosomal ceramidase N-terminal domain-containing protein, protein MFRIVHILSIVLLSVSSTMFAAETDEFKVGLASVEITPPVGYPLSGYYHERKNTGALDPLQARAMVFAQGETRLAVIACDILGISADLAGLVRNQIESQTGIPGEQVLICGTHTHTGPDYANDLCRFILSQQGKTPKTKPTSYPAALVEAIAQSAVDASQNLKLLQLSTGSGEETNVAFNRRFVMKDGTISTWANFRNKNVVRSAGPIDPELDILMFRSPEGKPVGALSVYALHLDTTGGDKCSADFPAYLERMLKSELDPKFFSAFGAGTCGDINHVNPRAKERNRPDFIGSQLGKAFLTAMKDLQPVKPDLAFGRSVLQIPMQSYSRDDLAEARATIKRIENNEKIPTLEKVKAFKIIYLDLLQQGSIETLFTDPQRKPSVSLAGAGKTIPIEIQVFQIGEDTAIVGLPGEVFVDLGLTIKRLSPYRQTIVIELSNSNDPVYIPTRLSYQGGGYEPMNSVIQPGGGEEMVAETIRLLREVKSK, encoded by the coding sequence ATGTTCAGAATCGTGCATATTCTCTCTATCGTACTGCTTTCCGTTTCCAGCACCATGTTTGCCGCGGAGACGGATGAGTTCAAAGTCGGTCTGGCTTCTGTGGAAATCACGCCGCCTGTCGGCTATCCCCTGAGCGGTTATTATCACGAACGAAAAAATACAGGCGCGCTTGACCCGCTGCAAGCCAGGGCGATGGTCTTTGCACAAGGTGAGACCCGACTGGCTGTCATCGCCTGCGACATCCTCGGCATCTCGGCAGATCTGGCGGGACTGGTACGAAACCAGATCGAATCTCAAACCGGAATTCCCGGCGAACAGGTTCTGATCTGCGGTACGCATACGCATACCGGCCCCGATTATGCCAATGATCTCTGCCGCTTTATTCTTTCTCAGCAGGGTAAAACACCGAAGACAAAGCCCACCTCTTATCCGGCAGCACTGGTGGAAGCGATTGCCCAGTCGGCCGTGGATGCGAGTCAAAATCTGAAATTACTCCAGTTATCAACCGGTTCTGGTGAAGAAACAAACGTGGCCTTTAATCGCCGGTTTGTCATGAAAGATGGAACCATCAGCACCTGGGCTAACTTTCGAAACAAGAACGTCGTTCGTTCTGCAGGTCCCATCGATCCGGAGCTGGACATTCTGATGTTTCGTTCTCCGGAAGGAAAACCCGTTGGTGCTTTGAGTGTCTATGCCCTGCACCTCGATACGACGGGTGGAGACAAATGCAGCGCCGACTTTCCCGCTTATCTGGAACGCATGTTGAAATCGGAACTGGATCCCAAATTCTTTTCCGCCTTCGGTGCGGGAACCTGCGGCGATATCAACCATGTCAACCCGCGTGCGAAGGAACGCAACCGGCCGGACTTTATCGGCAGTCAGTTAGGCAAAGCATTTCTGACGGCGATGAAAGATTTGCAGCCAGTCAAACCCGATCTGGCCTTTGGACGGTCTGTGCTGCAGATTCCGATGCAGTCCTATTCCCGTGACGATTTAGCAGAAGCACGAGCCACCATTAAACGCATTGAAAACAACGAGAAAATTCCGACGCTGGAAAAAGTCAAAGCGTTTAAAATCATATATCTGGACCTGCTGCAACAGGGTTCTATAGAAACGTTGTTTACCGATCCGCAACGAAAACCTTCCGTGAGTCTTGCTGGAGCGGGGAAAACGATTCCGATTGAAATCCAGGTCTTTCAGATTGGTGAAGACACGGCCATCGTTGGATTGCCGGGCGAGGTCTTTGTGGATCTGGGGCTGACGATCAAACGTCTCTCTCCTTATCGTCAGACGATTGTCATTGAACTCTCCAACAGTAATGATCCGGTTTACATACCAACCCGACTCTCTTATCAGGGAGGTGGCTACGAGCCGATGAATTCGGTTATTCAGCCGGGAGGGGGCGAAGAAATGGTGGCCGAAACCATCCGGTTACTCCGTGAAGTGAAATCCAAATAG
- a CDS encoding sulfatase produces MRRFLVLALLFCWNLTPAVASTDRPNVVLFFIDDLGWRDVGFMGSDFFETPHIDRLAQESMRFSSAYSAAPNCAPSRACLMSGQYTPRHGVYTVGDPARGNHRYRKLVPAKNKTVLDDKFITIADTLSQAGYRCASVGKWHLGKSPLSQGFQVNIAGNPTGSPRGGYFSPYKNPQLADGRKGEYLTDRLTDEACEFIKANANTPFFLYLTHYAVHTPLQAKQADVEYFQSKPAGKLHQHATYAAMIKSMDESIGRVLETLKAQQLEQNTIIIFTSDNGGYGPATSMQPLRGSKGMLYEGGIRVPLVVKWPGVTKANSASEEPVINVDLYPTLLEMTGIPQPEEYALDGTSLVHLLKDPQSQLKTRSLFWHFPAYLQKYKGMQQRFRTTPVSVIRQGDWKLLEFFEDGHRELYNTRLDISETMNLTDSHPEKVKELATALHDWQKQVRAAIPSEPNPQYRSGNESND; encoded by the coding sequence ATGCGCCGTTTCCTGGTTCTCGCCTTGCTGTTCTGTTGGAATCTGACTCCGGCTGTCGCCTCTACCGACAGACCGAATGTCGTGCTGTTCTTTATCGATGATCTGGGCTGGAGAGATGTCGGCTTTATGGGCAGCGATTTCTTTGAGACGCCCCACATTGATCGACTGGCGCAAGAATCGATGCGATTTTCATCCGCGTACTCAGCAGCCCCCAATTGTGCGCCCAGTCGTGCCTGTCTGATGTCAGGTCAGTACACGCCCCGGCATGGAGTCTACACGGTCGGAGATCCCGCACGCGGAAATCACCGTTATCGAAAGTTGGTCCCTGCCAAAAACAAAACGGTACTGGACGATAAATTTATCACGATCGCTGACACGCTTTCCCAAGCCGGCTATCGTTGTGCCAGTGTCGGGAAATGGCATCTGGGAAAGTCGCCACTCTCGCAAGGCTTTCAAGTCAATATCGCCGGCAACCCGACGGGCAGCCCGCGCGGCGGTTACTTCAGTCCTTATAAAAACCCACAACTCGCCGACGGAAGGAAAGGGGAGTATCTCACCGATCGTTTGACTGATGAAGCCTGCGAATTCATCAAAGCCAATGCAAACACTCCCTTCTTTCTCTATCTGACACATTACGCCGTGCATACGCCGCTACAAGCCAAACAGGCGGACGTCGAATATTTCCAATCCAAGCCCGCAGGAAAACTTCATCAGCATGCAACCTATGCTGCAATGATTAAGAGCATGGATGAAAGTATCGGTCGCGTTTTGGAAACATTGAAAGCACAACAGCTGGAGCAAAATACCATCATCATTTTCACCTCTGATAACGGCGGCTACGGACCAGCGACCAGCATGCAACCGTTACGCGGTTCCAAAGGCATGTTGTATGAAGGAGGCATTCGCGTTCCCCTGGTCGTGAAGTGGCCCGGGGTCACAAAAGCGAATAGCGCCAGTGAGGAACCAGTCATTAACGTGGATCTTTATCCCACTCTGCTGGAAATGACAGGAATACCCCAGCCGGAGGAATATGCGTTGGACGGTACAAGCCTGGTTCACCTGCTGAAAGATCCACAAAGTCAATTGAAAACGCGATCATTGTTCTGGCACTTTCCCGCTTATCTGCAAAAATACAAAGGCATGCAACAACGTTTTCGAACAACACCGGTTTCTGTGATTCGACAAGGCGACTGGAAATTGCTGGAGTTCTTTGAAGACGGACATCGGGAACTCTATAATACGCGGCTCGATATCAGCGAAACGATGAATTTGACAGACAGCCATCCCGAGAAAGTAAAGGAATTAGCAACGGCGCTGCATGACTGGCAGAAACAGGTTCGAGCGGCAATCCCTTCAGAACCCAATCCTCAGTATCGTTCGGGGAATGAATCCAACGATTAA
- a CDS encoding MarC family protein — protein MWEDILKDFIYLWAVIDPIGSIPVFIAVTSGTSPAVQRHIAYRAILTAAIVLIVFILGGQLLLDALEIPLAAFQIAGGMVLFLFALTMIFGESKPEAEIEESHKVDAHQSKAIFPLAIPSIASPGAMMAVVLITDNHRFDISQQLISTLTMLTVLLITLGFLLLAGPIQKLIGDSGASVVSRIGGLILASVAVDSVLSGIKSYFDIQIPG, from the coding sequence ATGTGGGAAGATATTCTTAAGGATTTTATATACCTCTGGGCCGTCATCGATCCGATTGGGTCCATCCCGGTGTTTATCGCCGTCACTTCCGGGACGAGTCCTGCAGTACAGCGACATATTGCATACCGGGCCATTCTGACCGCAGCCATTGTTTTGATTGTATTTATCCTGGGAGGCCAGTTATTACTCGACGCATTAGAAATTCCACTGGCCGCCTTTCAGATCGCCGGCGGGATGGTACTGTTTCTGTTTGCCTTGACCATGATCTTTGGTGAGAGCAAGCCGGAAGCGGAAATCGAAGAATCACATAAAGTGGATGCTCATCAAAGTAAAGCCATCTTCCCCCTCGCCATACCGTCGATCGCCTCTCCCGGCGCAATGATGGCGGTCGTCTTAATCACAGACAACCATCGTTTTGACATCAGTCAACAACTGATTTCCACACTGACCATGTTAACCGTCTTGCTGATTACTCTAGGCTTTCTATTATTAGCCGGTCCCATTCAAAAATTGATCGGCGATTCGGGCGCCAGCGTCGTCAGTCGAATCGGAGGCCTGATTCTGGCTTCCGTAGCCGTCGATAGTGTTTTGAGCGGAATTAAATCGTACTTCGATATTCAAATACCTGGTTGA
- a CDS encoding OmpA family protein, producing MPIIVRVCLLSAVCLFTMTQTACKRGPNAQLRQSMYRSQQLYDQNMELSMQRDQFQQSANALQHERDQLAMRAQSLESNLNIANKRLDNLNSERSEMQQRYVSLMKKAKGQPSPLDGEATRRFQELANKYPDFEFDPHTGVSKFHSDILFDSGSDVLKPSAKEILNQFAAIMNDGNASRLNVLVVGHTDDKPISKANTQRRHPTNWHLSTNRANSVVLSLSKFGVKQGRMGSAGYSMFQPVVPNANNSARQKNRRVEIFVLAPDAVVAGWDPNPTLLH from the coding sequence ATGCCCATCATCGTACGGGTATGCCTGCTTAGTGCAGTGTGTTTATTTACTATGACTCAGACAGCCTGTAAACGCGGACCGAATGCGCAGCTGCGTCAGAGCATGTATCGTTCGCAACAGCTTTACGATCAAAACATGGAACTGTCCATGCAGCGTGATCAGTTTCAGCAGTCGGCGAACGCACTGCAGCACGAACGCGATCAGCTGGCAATGCGCGCCCAGTCGCTGGAATCGAATTTGAACATCGCCAATAAGCGGCTCGACAATTTGAATTCTGAACGTTCTGAAATGCAGCAGCGCTATGTAAGCCTGATGAAAAAAGCAAAAGGCCAGCCGAGCCCACTGGATGGGGAAGCAACCCGTCGCTTTCAGGAACTCGCAAACAAATATCCTGATTTCGAATTCGATCCGCATACCGGCGTCAGCAAATTTCACTCAGACATTCTGTTTGATTCCGGCAGTGATGTTCTCAAGCCTTCGGCCAAAGAGATCCTGAATCAGTTTGCCGCAATCATGAATGACGGCAATGCATCACGCCTGAATGTCCTGGTTGTGGGGCATACGGATGACAAGCCGATTTCGAAAGCAAATACGCAACGTCGCCATCCTACAAACTGGCATTTATCCACGAACCGGGCGAACTCAGTCGTTCTTTCACTTTCCAAATTTGGTGTGAAACAGGGCCGGATGGGTTCTGCTGGTTACAGCATGTTCCAACCTGTTGTACCTAACGCAAATAATTCTGCCCGGCAGAAAAATCGCCGCGTCGAAATCTTCGTACTCGCTCCGGATGCCGTCGTAGCAGGCTGGGACCCAAATCCCACACTACTCCACTAA
- a CDS encoding type II secretion system protein — protein MKRGFTLIELMVAIATIAVLIALLLPEIQKAQDASLKHKQQEGPYWVYREYEYAGGPVISEISGTYKHSLQEILDMYAINLKQEQKENALALQAETDSSTEPAFTSAPVDGVAVEDPVWQAEDLAVEGVPELTKAEKIRKTKRALKNFKLDLSQNKASLVARRNVVEAIKLLEQDLKRLQSEP, from the coding sequence ATGAAAAGAGGCTTTACCCTAATCGAATTAATGGTGGCTATTGCAACAATAGCCGTTCTCATCGCTTTGTTGTTACCTGAAATTCAGAAGGCACAGGACGCCTCCTTGAAGCACAAACAGCAAGAAGGTCCTTATTGGGTCTACCGTGAATATGAGTATGCTGGTGGCCCCGTCATTTCCGAAATATCAGGCACCTATAAGCATTCACTCCAGGAAATTCTGGATATGTATGCGATCAATTTAAAACAGGAGCAAAAAGAAAACGCCTTGGCGTTACAGGCAGAAACTGATTCTTCAACTGAACCTGCTTTTACCTCAGCACCTGTCGATGGTGTCGCCGTGGAAGACCCAGTCTGGCAGGCAGAAGATCTTGCTGTAGAGGGAGTTCCAGAATTAACGAAAGCAGAAAAAATCCGCAAGACAAAACGGGCTCTGAAAAATTTCAAGCTGGATCTGTCTCAAAACAAGGCTTCCCTCGTTGCCCGAAGAAATGTGGTAGAGGCGATTAAGCTACTGGAACAGGATTTGAAACGGCTTCAATCAGAGCCTTAA
- a CDS encoding HlyD family secretion protein has product MKRILGLVVLAAALIVALILSQNRHVPLKVSGFLEADDIRPGSRVGGRVKQVLIEEGQSVSKGELLFELEPFDLQERRAETVAGLAEAKANYEKLVAGFRTEEIAKAQAQVDQLKARLTLLVNGPRQQEIDSAVAELQLADAEYRLAKAKHMRIETLFAKKSASKDELDTANTELQATAARKEVRQKALDLLKEGTRIEEIDEARAQLKQAEEAWQLLKNGNRREDIAQAEAAVNKAEAALKVIDDQILELKVFSPLDGTIEAVTLQPGDLVGSNVPVISILDWNHLWVRCYVPENHLDIHVDQEVDVTIDSYPDKVFKGRVTFVSRQAEFVPRNVQTPEERSKQVFRIKVRIKDQDKLLRPGMSADVWLDKKDSRP; this is encoded by the coding sequence TTGAAACGAATTCTGGGATTAGTAGTCTTAGCGGCAGCGTTGATCGTCGCCTTGATTCTGAGTCAGAATCGGCATGTACCTTTGAAAGTCTCTGGCTTTCTGGAAGCAGATGACATCCGTCCCGGTTCCCGCGTGGGAGGACGAGTCAAACAGGTCCTGATCGAAGAAGGCCAATCCGTGTCCAAAGGTGAATTGCTGTTTGAACTGGAACCCTTTGACTTACAGGAGCGACGCGCCGAAACAGTCGCAGGACTCGCCGAAGCAAAGGCCAATTATGAAAAGCTCGTCGCAGGCTTTCGAACCGAAGAAATTGCCAAAGCCCAAGCTCAGGTTGACCAGCTCAAAGCACGGCTAACATTATTAGTGAACGGCCCCCGACAACAAGAGATCGATTCTGCAGTCGCAGAATTGCAACTGGCGGATGCAGAGTACCGACTGGCAAAAGCAAAACACATGAGGATTGAGACACTCTTCGCCAAAAAATCGGCCTCGAAAGACGAGTTAGATACAGCGAACACGGAACTGCAGGCAACCGCTGCCAGAAAAGAGGTCCGACAGAAGGCCCTTGATTTATTAAAAGAAGGAACACGGATAGAAGAGATTGATGAAGCCCGCGCCCAGTTAAAACAGGCTGAAGAGGCCTGGCAATTATTGAAAAATGGAAATCGCCGCGAAGACATCGCACAGGCTGAAGCCGCTGTGAACAAAGCGGAAGCGGCGTTAAAGGTCATCGACGATCAGATTCTGGAATTGAAAGTGTTTTCTCCTCTCGATGGAACAATCGAAGCGGTCACTTTACAGCCAGGGGACTTGGTCGGCAGTAATGTTCCTGTCATTTCGATCCTGGACTGGAATCATTTATGGGTGCGTTGCTATGTTCCCGAAAATCATCTGGATATTCACGTCGATCAGGAAGTGGATGTGACGATCGACAGCTACCCTGACAAAGTCTTCAAAGGACGTGTGACCTTTGTGTCACGTCAGGCTGAGTTTGTGCCGCGCAATGTACAGACTCCCGAAGAACGTTCCAAACAGGTGTTTCGCATCAAAGTCAGAATCAAAGATCAGGATAAATTGCTCAGACCGGGGATGTCGGCGGATGTCTGGTTAGACAAAAAGGATTCCAGACCATGA
- a CDS encoding ABC transporter permease, producing the protein MSSVIQLNRLTRDFGSLRAVDQVSFEVERGAIFGLLGPNGSGKSTIIRMLCGVLQPTGGSAHVLGFDVAHDAEQIKRQIGYMSQSFSLYSDLSVRENIEFYGRIYGLSPEKLEQRFQEIIELTSLGDRLDQLAGSLSGGWKQRLALGCALIHEPQVLFLDEPTAGIDPVARRDLWDLLFDLAGQGVTLFVTTHYMDEAERCSDVGYIYDSRLIVCGKPDELKHLPSVTPEGTSRFEIETVDPATKLATFRELEGVRDATLFGQTIHVLADQRLSETDLIEQIQKEDKSVQIRPITPSLEDVFVTLSRAEGLNHHDIDRSKQTPVEVCPKPKSPEPTESKDVSEDQLVRKKPAPARAGLMAGFWAILVKEFSHVRREPATLLFVFAVPVLQTIIFGFAIDTQIENIPTVIYDLDGRSSARELRDAFANTRTFEIIKRVFDEDAFHYALQSGRAKVGVIIPPDYSDRLLRGEQVSVQVLIDGSDSQVATTALNASNLLGLNLSTQMAKQFAETLPRVPARDAQGAAALPLEVRPRLLYNPDLESSHFFVPGLVGIILQLVTLFLTSFAIVRERELGTLEQLFVTPVSKSGLMLGKLVPYALIGFVETLIVLTVMVFFFGVPIHGSLWELLVLSLLFLVCGLGLGMLVSTVSRTQLQAVQFAFLIMLPSVLLSGFMFPRSQMPLPIYLFTFIIPVTYFLEILRGIVLRGADITDLLPHIIGLTLCCIAIIGISLKRFQKQLS; encoded by the coding sequence ATGAGTTCTGTGATCCAACTCAATCGACTGACGCGCGATTTTGGTTCACTCCGCGCCGTCGATCAGGTGAGCTTTGAAGTCGAACGGGGCGCTATCTTCGGCTTACTCGGCCCGAACGGGAGTGGCAAATCGACGATCATCCGCATGTTGTGCGGCGTGCTGCAGCCCACAGGAGGATCGGCGCACGTCTTAGGATTTGACGTCGCACATGATGCAGAACAGATCAAACGCCAGATTGGTTATATGTCGCAGAGTTTCAGTCTGTATTCCGATTTGAGTGTGCGGGAAAATATTGAATTTTATGGTCGCATCTATGGACTCAGTCCCGAGAAACTGGAACAGCGATTTCAGGAAATCATCGAATTGACATCGCTGGGCGATCGGCTGGATCAATTGGCCGGCAGTTTGTCCGGCGGTTGGAAGCAACGTCTGGCGTTAGGCTGTGCCCTGATCCATGAACCGCAGGTCCTGTTTCTGGATGAACCAACCGCAGGTATCGATCCGGTCGCGCGGCGAGATTTGTGGGACCTCCTGTTTGATCTGGCCGGGCAGGGTGTCACGCTGTTTGTCACTACACATTATATGGATGAAGCCGAACGCTGCAGCGATGTCGGATACATTTACGATTCACGCTTGATTGTCTGCGGCAAACCGGATGAATTAAAACATCTGCCCAGCGTCACCCCCGAGGGGACCTCGCGATTTGAAATTGAAACGGTTGACCCCGCCACGAAACTGGCCACCTTTCGCGAATTAGAGGGCGTGCGGGATGCAACACTCTTCGGACAAACTATTCATGTGCTGGCAGACCAGCGTTTATCAGAAACGGACTTGATCGAGCAGATACAGAAAGAAGATAAATCCGTTCAGATCAGACCGATTACTCCGTCACTGGAAGATGTCTTTGTCACGTTAAGCCGGGCAGAAGGACTCAATCATCACGATATAGATCGCTCGAAACAGACACCAGTAGAAGTTTGCCCGAAACCGAAGAGCCCCGAGCCGACAGAATCGAAAGACGTCTCGGAAGACCAACTCGTCAGGAAAAAGCCGGCTCCTGCGCGCGCAGGTCTCATGGCAGGCTTCTGGGCGATTCTGGTCAAAGAATTTTCGCACGTCCGTCGCGAACCGGCAACGCTTCTGTTCGTGTTTGCTGTTCCGGTGTTACAGACGATCATTTTTGGTTTTGCCATTGATACGCAAATCGAAAATATCCCGACGGTCATCTATGACCTGGATGGACGCTCCAGTGCGCGCGAATTAAGAGACGCGTTTGCCAATACGCGTACATTTGAGATTATCAAACGCGTGTTTGATGAGGATGCCTTTCACTACGCGCTCCAGTCGGGTAGAGCGAAAGTCGGAGTCATCATTCCTCCCGATTACTCGGATCGACTGCTACGAGGGGAGCAGGTCTCTGTCCAGGTACTGATTGACGGCAGCGATTCACAGGTCGCAACAACCGCGTTGAACGCTTCCAATCTCCTGGGGCTGAATCTCTCGACCCAAATGGCGAAACAGTTTGCCGAGACTCTGCCCAGGGTCCCTGCCCGCGATGCACAAGGCGCAGCGGCGCTACCGCTCGAAGTCAGGCCGCGACTGTTGTACAACCCGGATCTGGAGAGTTCACACTTCTTTGTGCCCGGGCTGGTGGGGATCATTTTACAGCTGGTCACGCTGTTTCTGACCTCATTCGCAATCGTCAGAGAGCGGGAACTGGGAACGCTGGAGCAATTGTTTGTGACTCCGGTCAGTAAATCCGGGTTGATGCTGGGAAAACTGGTTCCGTATGCGCTGATTGGTTTTGTCGAAACGTTGATCGTATTAACCGTCATGGTCTTCTTTTTTGGCGTTCCCATTCATGGATCTCTCTGGGAATTATTAGTGCTGTCCCTGTTGTTTCTGGTTTGTGGCCTGGGACTGGGAATGTTAGTCTCCACCGTTTCCCGCACACAACTGCAAGCGGTTCAGTTCGCGTTTCTGATTATGCTGCCTTCCGTTTTGTTATCGGGCTTCATGTTTCCGCGTTCACAGATGCCACTCCCTATTTATCTCTTTACCTTCATTATCCCCGTCACCTATTTCCTGGAAATTCTAAGGGGGATTGTTTTGCGTGGTGCCGATATCACCGATTTACTGCCGCATATCATAGGACTCACTCTATGCTGCATTGCAATTATTGGCATCAGTTTAAAGAGATTCCAAAAGCAGCTATCATAA
- a CDS encoding fumarylacetoacetate hydrolase family protein, giving the protein MRLCRYQIENTISCGFYSEDTIIPLSAAAEMAGVDVDEQAGLIPFLPGGTQHETILTIEQQLKQSMDEELFPMSIPIEDVELLVPVPNPSKLLLLAGNYSKHIEEGGGKAEERQKTFPYVFMKPPTTTLTHPGQPVKIPAVSPDHIDWELELGIIIGKACKGVSEAEALDYVAGYTVINDISDRKFRPNPERTQREKDGFFDWLHGKWHDTFCPMGPCVTPANEIEDPQTLKMKLAVNGNVEQDSSTAEMIFPVAAIIEFISSFVQLEPGDIISTGTPSGVGASKNKFLKNGDELHAEIEQIGVLKNPVV; this is encoded by the coding sequence ATGAGATTATGTCGATACCAGATTGAAAATACGATTTCTTGTGGGTTCTACTCGGAAGACACGATCATCCCACTGAGTGCTGCTGCAGAAATGGCAGGAGTCGACGTGGACGAGCAGGCAGGCCTCATTCCATTCCTCCCGGGAGGCACACAACACGAAACAATATTGACCATCGAACAACAACTGAAGCAATCGATGGATGAAGAACTGTTTCCAATGTCCATTCCGATCGAAGATGTTGAGCTGCTGGTTCCCGTTCCCAATCCGTCCAAACTCCTGCTGCTGGCGGGCAACTACTCCAAACATATCGAAGAGGGGGGCGGCAAAGCAGAGGAACGGCAAAAAACATTTCCCTATGTATTCATGAAACCGCCCACCACAACGCTGACGCATCCCGGACAGCCGGTCAAAATTCCCGCAGTCTCTCCCGATCATATTGACTGGGAACTGGAACTGGGCATCATCATCGGCAAAGCCTGCAAAGGCGTCTCGGAAGCAGAGGCACTCGACTACGTCGCCGGTTATACCGTCATCAATGATATCTCCGATCGAAAATTCCGACCGAATCCGGAACGCACCCAGCGCGAAAAAGATGGCTTCTTTGACTGGTTGCACGGAAAATGGCACGACACGTTTTGTCCGATGGGACCGTGCGTCACTCCTGCCAACGAAATCGAAGATCCGCAGACACTCAAAATGAAACTGGCAGTCAATGGAAATGTAGAACAGGATTCCTCGACAGCAGAAATGATTTTCCCCGTCGCCGCCATCATCGAATTCATTTCCAGCTTTGTGCAGCTTGAACCAGGTGACATCATCTCCACCGGAACCCCCAGTGGTGTTGGCGCTTCGAAGAATAAGTTCCTCAAAAACGGCGATGAACTGCACGCTGAGATTGAACAGATCGGCGTCTTGAAAAATCCGGTCGTCTGA